One Streptomyces sp. SAI-135 DNA segment encodes these proteins:
- a CDS encoding fumarylacetoacetate hydrolase family protein gives MRIARFSIDGNVAFGAVEGDRPDELVLDIIKGIPFADFELSGTKVPLSKVRLLPPVLPNKVVAYGRNYADHAKELGNEVPDAPFAFFKPSTSVIGHGDEIQYPSFSADVHHEAELAVVIGRMCREVPRERVKDVIFGYTCANDVTARDVQKREKQWARAKGFDTSCPLGPWVETGLALETAADLTIQLTVNGEQRQLGRTSEMIHSIEDLIVNISEAMTLLPGDVILTGTPAGVGPLTVGDEVAVTIEGIGTLTNKVVKRG, from the coding sequence GTGCGCATCGCCAGATTCTCCATCGACGGGAACGTCGCCTTCGGCGCGGTCGAGGGCGACAGGCCGGACGAGCTCGTCCTCGACATCATCAAGGGCATCCCGTTCGCGGACTTCGAGCTCTCCGGTACGAAGGTCCCGCTGAGCAAGGTCAGGCTGCTGCCGCCGGTGCTCCCCAACAAGGTCGTGGCGTACGGGCGCAACTACGCCGACCACGCGAAGGAACTCGGCAACGAGGTCCCGGACGCCCCGTTCGCCTTCTTCAAGCCCTCCACCTCGGTGATCGGGCACGGCGACGAGATCCAGTACCCCTCCTTCTCCGCGGACGTCCACCACGAGGCCGAACTGGCCGTCGTGATCGGCAGGATGTGCCGCGAGGTCCCGCGCGAGCGGGTCAAGGACGTGATCTTCGGCTACACCTGCGCCAACGACGTCACCGCCCGGGACGTCCAGAAGCGCGAGAAGCAGTGGGCGCGGGCCAAGGGCTTCGACACCTCCTGCCCGCTGGGCCCCTGGGTGGAGACCGGCCTGGCCCTGGAGACGGCCGCCGACCTGACGATCCAGCTCACCGTCAACGGCGAACAACGCCAGCTCGGCCGCACCAGCGAGATGATCCACTCCATCGAGGATCTGATCGTCAACATCTCCGAGGCCATGACGCTGCTCCCCGGCGACGTGATCCTCACGGGCACCCCGGCAGGCGTCGGGCCGCTCACCGTCGGCGACGAGGTCGCCGTCACCATCGAAGGCATCGGCACTCTCACCAACAAGGTTGTCAAGCGTGGCTAG
- the gltX gene encoding glutamate--tRNA ligase, with protein sequence MSSVASAPVRVRFCPSPTGNPHVGLVRTALFNWAFARHHQGTLVFRIEDTDAARDSEESYQQLLDSMRWLGFDWDEGPEVGGPHAPYRQSQRMDLYKDVAAKLLDAGHAYHCYCSQEELDTRREAARAAGRPSGYDGHCRDLSADQVEQYKAQGRTPIVRFRMPDETITFTDLVRGELTFTPENVPDYGIVRANGAPLYTLVNPVDDALMEITHVLRGEDLLSSTPRQIALYKALIELGVAKTVPAFGHLPYVMGEGNKKLSKRDPQASLNLYRERGFLPEGLLNYLSLLGWSLSADKDIFTTDELVAAFDIADVNPNPARFDLKKCEAINADHIRLLDVKDFTERCEPWLRAPFAPWAPEDFDETKWHAIAPHAQTRLKVLSEITDNVDFLFLPEPVFDEPSWTKAMKEGSDALLRTAREKLESADWTSPESLKEAVLAAGEAHGLKLGKAQAPVRVAVTGRTVGLPLFESLEILGKETTLARIDAALAKLAA encoded by the coding sequence TTGTCAAGCGTGGCTAGCGCACCCGTCCGCGTACGTTTCTGTCCCTCGCCCACCGGTAACCCCCATGTGGGCCTGGTCCGCACCGCCCTGTTCAACTGGGCCTTCGCCCGGCACCACCAGGGCACCCTGGTCTTCCGCATCGAGGACACCGACGCGGCCCGCGACTCCGAGGAGTCGTACCAGCAGCTCCTCGACTCGATGCGCTGGCTGGGCTTCGACTGGGACGAGGGCCCCGAGGTCGGCGGCCCGCACGCGCCGTACCGCCAGTCGCAGCGCATGGACCTCTACAAGGACGTCGCCGCGAAGCTGCTGGACGCCGGCCACGCCTACCACTGCTACTGCTCCCAGGAGGAGCTGGACACCCGCCGCGAGGCCGCCCGCGCCGCCGGCAGGCCGTCCGGCTACGACGGCCACTGCCGCGACCTGAGCGCCGACCAGGTCGAGCAGTACAAGGCCCAGGGCCGTACGCCCATCGTCCGCTTCCGCATGCCCGACGAGACGATCACCTTCACGGACCTGGTCCGCGGCGAGCTGACCTTCACCCCGGAGAACGTGCCGGACTACGGGATCGTACGAGCCAACGGGGCGCCCCTCTACACGCTCGTGAACCCGGTCGACGACGCGCTGATGGAGATCACGCACGTCCTGCGCGGCGAGGACCTGCTCTCCTCCACCCCGCGCCAGATCGCCCTGTACAAGGCGCTGATCGAGCTGGGCGTCGCGAAGACCGTGCCCGCCTTCGGTCACCTGCCGTACGTGATGGGCGAGGGCAACAAGAAGCTCTCCAAGCGCGACCCGCAGGCCTCGCTCAACCTCTACCGCGAGCGCGGCTTCCTGCCCGAGGGCCTGCTCAACTACCTGTCCCTGCTCGGCTGGTCGCTCTCCGCGGACAAGGACATCTTCACCACCGACGAGCTGGTCGCGGCCTTCGACATCGCGGACGTGAACCCCAACCCGGCCCGCTTCGACCTGAAGAAGTGCGAGGCGATCAACGCCGACCACATCCGCCTGCTCGACGTGAAGGACTTCACGGAGCGCTGCGAGCCCTGGCTGAGGGCCCCCTTCGCGCCCTGGGCGCCGGAGGACTTCGACGAGACGAAGTGGCACGCGATCGCCCCGCACGCCCAGACCCGGCTGAAGGTCCTCTCCGAGATCACCGACAACGTCGACTTCCTGTTCCTGCCGGAGCCGGTCTTCGACGAGCCCTCCTGGACCAAGGCGATGAAGGAGGGCTCGGACGCCCTCCTGCGCACGGCCCGCGAGAAGCTGGAGTCGGCGGACTGGACCTCCCCGGAGTCCCTCAAGGAGGCAGTCCTGGCCGCCGGTGAGGCCCACGGCCTCAAGCTCGGCAAGGCCCAGGCCCCGGTCCGCGTCGCCGTCACCGGCCGCACGGTCGGTCTGCCCCTCTTCGAGTCCCTGGAGATCCTGGGCAAGGAGACGACGCTGGCGAGGATCGACGCGGCGCTGGCGAAGCTGGCCGCGTAG
- a CDS encoding DUF4241 domain-containing protein, with protein MPMSPRDYTWLFTPGSTFAYESGQTGVIDVADGGMLDLPTGRVVACDPFVYLGSGDIEPFTVTVAPGRYRVDAAVATLTRPGEPPAGHPHRRVAAARLVIRDEPTATWELALQPEQDPAELKGDEFFGYGVDAGTGCFYDASAEEAFPGTEEEEGPLWDAFENSDWSQGPHLVTSASTGHTLAAFTSGWGDGFYPTWIGRTAAGEVTCFLTDFFVAPDPT; from the coding sequence ATGCCGATGTCCCCTCGTGACTACACCTGGCTGTTCACGCCGGGCAGCACGTTCGCCTACGAGTCCGGGCAGACCGGTGTCATCGACGTGGCCGACGGCGGGATGCTCGACCTGCCCACCGGACGGGTCGTCGCCTGCGACCCCTTCGTCTACCTCGGGTCCGGGGACATCGAGCCGTTCACCGTCACCGTCGCCCCCGGCCGTTACCGCGTCGACGCGGCCGTCGCGACCCTCACCCGCCCCGGCGAGCCCCCGGCCGGGCACCCCCACCGGCGGGTGGCGGCGGCCCGCCTGGTGATCCGCGACGAGCCCACCGCGACCTGGGAGTTGGCCCTCCAGCCGGAACAGGACCCCGCCGAACTCAAGGGCGACGAGTTCTTCGGCTACGGCGTCGACGCCGGCACCGGATGCTTCTACGACGCCTCGGCCGAGGAGGCCTTCCCCGGGACCGAGGAGGAAGAGGGGCCGTTGTGGGACGCCTTCGAGAACAGCGACTGGTCGCAGGGACCCCACCTGGTCACCTCCGCCTCCACCGGCCACACCCTGGCCGCGTTCACCTCCGGCTGGGGCGACGGTTTCTACCCCACCTGGATCGGACGCACCGCCGCCGGCGAGGTCACCTGCTTCCTGACGGACTTCTTCGTGGCGCCCGACCCCACCTGA